The DNA window GTCCGCCGGTGGTCACGAAGAGGCGTCCGTCGAGCAACAGAGGCGAATTCGAGTAACCCAGGTCGGGGGGATGCCCTCCGAAGGCCCGCGGCAGGTCGATGCCCCAAAGCTCGCGGCCGTCGGCTGTGGCCAGAGCCATGAGGAAGCCGGAGCCGCTGACCACGTAGACCCGCTGGGCGTCCACCGTGGGCGTGGCTCGGGGCCCGTCACCCCACTCGTTTTCGAAGCGCGGCCCCAGCCGCACTCTCCAGACGCGGCTCCCGTCGCGGACGTCGAAAGCGGCGGCATATTCGCTCTCAGAATCGGCATAGAGGGTGAACAGCCGTCCCTGGGAGACCGCCATGCCCGAGTACCCCGTCCCCAGCCTCACCCGCCACTCCCGTGGAGGACCGTCCTCCGCCCAGCTTTGCAGGAGTCCCGTCTCGGCCGAGACGCCATCCCGGTTGGGTCCCCTCCACTGATGCCACTCGGGAGGCGCCGCCCCGTCTCCGTTTTGGGCCCGAATGAGGCAAGGTGAAGTGAGGAGGAGTCCCGCCAGTAGAAGAGCGCTTGCAGGCCGCCGTCTGTGCATGCGCAACAGCTTATCAAAGTTGCTTTGCCTTTCGTCCTACTCCTCGCGCGGGGCGATGCGGAGCAGCACCCGTGGGAGGCGCGTCCCTTACGGCGATTTAGGAAGTGCTTAATTCTGCGCCGAGCTATCCGCCTCCTCCCTCGTTGGGTTCACCTCCCGCCCGAAAAACGCAAAGCCGGCGCTCCCGATGACCCCGAATGCAAAGGCCGTCAGCAAGTTGGTCTGGGGGCTGATCTGCCACAGGAAGGCACCGCCCAAGGCTGCCGCCGAAACAAAGGTATCCCGCACCAGGTAGTAGAGCCCGAACATGCTGGCCCTGGCTTGTTCAGGCGACAGGTCCATGATGAGGGCCTTGCGGGTGGGCTCGCCGAACTCCTTGAGTCCGCGCAGGACGAACGCCGCCACCAGCCACTCGAAGGAGCGGCTGAAGAGCAGCAGCAGCGGAAACAGGGTAAAAAAGACGAAAGTGGCAAGGACATAGGGCTTTTTGACGCTGCGGTCGGCCAGATAGGCCACCGGGATGTAAACCAGCACCGCCGTGGCCATCTCGATCGTGGTCAGCAAGCCGAACTGCAGGGCGGAGACCGGCTCTTCGATGGTCTTCATGCACCACACGACCACGAAGGCGTAGGGGATCTGCTCGCAAAACCTGATCAGGACGTCCGCCGCCAGCAGCCTCTTCATGGCCGGGCTCATCTGACGCAGCAGTTTCAATGGATTTCGCTCCACCACCTCGAAGGGGGAGAAGGGGTGCTCGTCGAGGTCGTCGGATTCAATCAGGCGCTGTTGCAGGGCTAAAGCCAGGGCCGCCATGGCCAACGCTCCCACAAAAGCCAGGCGGACTCCCGCCCTTTCGCCCCACAAACTGATAAAGAGTCCGCCCAACAGAGGGCCCAGCGCCATGGGGATGCGCCTGACCAGCGAGTGCATGCTCACGCCCATGGTCCGCTTGTTGCGGGGCAAGACCTTAAAGATCAGGCTCATGGTGGCCGGCAGCGAGATAGCCGACCAGGAGATGAACAGTACCGCCCCGATCAGCACGGCCTGCCAGGAGGGAAACAGGATGACGATGGCGAAGCCGTTCATGGCCACCAGGTTGAAGATCAGCAGCGATTTCTTGGTCCCGATGCGGTCGGCCAGGTATCCGCCCGGAAAGGAATAGAGCGCCGAGAGCAGGTTGTCCATGGCCTGCAGCAGCCCGATGACCAGAACCCCGCCGCCCAGCGCCAGCAGGTAGATGGGCAAAAAGCGCTCCGCCATCCGCTCCCCCATCCCCACCAGCACTACCATGGCCAGCACCCCTACGGTGCTGCGCTGCAGCCCCAGGAAGCTGAAGAGTCCACGGCCGCCCTTTTCCGACCCGGAAGTCGCCATGCGCCTATGACCTCAACGATGTCCCCATCATACGTGGAGAATCTTCAGCCAGACAGCGAGCGTGAGACAGCGCTGTGGTAAGTTATTCGGGTCGGTGCCACTCAACCGCAACCAGAGGCGCTTCTTGGCGACGAACTCTCCATGCCGAGTCCCGAAATGAAAAACATGGATTGCACGGTAGTGGGGGCGAGCTTTGCGGGATTGGCTTGTGCAACTGCGTTGGCGCACGGCGGCATGCGGGTCACTGTGTTGGACAAGAAGTCCGACGCCGGCGAGAAGGTTCACACCACCGGAATCATCGTCAAGGACGCGATTGACCAGGTGGCGCTTCTGGACGGACTTCCGGCCGACTTGGTCCGCCGCATCAACGGGGTCCGCCTCTATGCGCCCAGTCTCCGCTATGTCGATCTGGCGGCGCCGGGCTACTACTTTCTCGCCACTGATACCCCGCGGGTCATGCGCTGGCTGGCAGGGCAGGCCGAAGAGGCCGGTGCGCGTCTCGCCTTTCGGACCCCCTTCAAAGACGCTGAGCGAACCCAGAGCGGCTTCGACCTCGGTGACATCGGCACCTCCCGTTATCTGGTCGGCGCCGACGGCCCCAACTCGCGCGTCGCCAGAGCCTTGGGCCTGGGACAGGGCGAGAAGTTTCTGTTTGGCGTCGAGTACGAATATCCTGGCGTCGAGATCGACGAACCCGACAAACTGCACTGCTTCATCGACCGCCGCCTGGCGCCCGGTTACATCGGATGGGTGGTGGCCGGGGTCGGGATGGTGCAGGTCGGACTGGCCCGCCGCGTGAGGTCCGACGGCGTCCGGCCGACAGACGCCATGAGCCGGTTCCTGGAGAAGATCTCGCCGATCTTCGATTTCGGAGGCGTCCGTCCGGCTTCCGTGCGGGCCGGATTGATTCCCTGCGGAGGAGTGGTCAATCCGGTTGCGGCGAGCCGCGTAATGCTGGTTGGCGATGCGGCCGGAATGGTGTCTCCCGTAACGGCCGGCGGGATACACACCGCCTTGAAGCACGGTCTGGCGGCGGGTCACGCCATCGTCGACTATCTCTCCGGCAAGAGAGAGGATCCCAGCGGCTGGTTCGTCAGCTCCTATCCGCGCTTCCGGGCAAAGCGTCTGCTCCGGTTTCTCTTCGACCACTTTCAAAGCGATCTGGCCTTCAACCTATTGCTTCGCACCAAGCCCATGCGCGCCGTGGCCAGCATGGTCTATTTCCATCGCAAGGGCCTTTTCGATCCTTCCTCTCCGGAGCGGGAGTCCGAGCCGCTCAAGCGGCCAGCCGATGCCCGGCATTAGGCTTGAGCAGCTTTGAGCCACCCTGTCGCGTTATTCCACGCTTTCAGCTTTCGGACCTTTGCCGTCTAAAACCCAGGGTGGCGCCGGAGGGACTGAGGTATTATTAGTCGCGGATTCCCGGATTCATGCGGGCTGGTGCCAGACGTGGAAAATAAAAAGGGGGAGAAGCATGGGAAAGAGCTGTGACATTGTGAAGGCGCTGTACGAGGCCTTGGGCAGGGGGGACGTAGCGGCGGTACTTGGCGCTCTCGACTCCCAGATCGAATGGACAGAGGCAGACAACTTCCTTTATGCCGACGGCAACCCATACGTTGGACCGCAGGCGGTGGCCGAAGGTGTGTTTCAGCGACTTGCCTCCGACATTGAAGATTTCGCCGCTCTGCCTCACAACTTCATCGAGGGCCACGACGCCGTCGTCGTGGAAGGGCGATACCGGGGGAAGATGAAGGCCACCGGCACGCCGGTCGACGCCCAGTTCGCACACGTGTGGAATCTGCGCGACGGCAAGGTCGTCCGCTTCCAGCAGTACACCGACACCAAGCAGTGGGCGGATGCGGCCGCATCCTGACGGGGAAATGGAAAGTAGTGGTCCAACCACTCCACCGAGATTCGATTTTTTCAGGACGCTGGAAGATTCGAAGAAAAGGCTTTAGCTATCCAGCAGTCGAACGGGTGGCGTCGTCTTTAGCTCGGCGCTTCGGTGGGCCAAGGACCTGTCGAAGCTGACGAATTCGTCGGCGGGCTGGCTGGAGGCCAGATGTAGAGCGTCCGCAAAGTCCATGCCTTTTGAAAACCAATCGAGGGCAGCGATGACTCGATCGCGGTCCTCCACGGTGAGGGAGGAGAGGCCAATCAGACGCTGGAGAGTCTTGTGGATGACCGAGGCTGAGAGTTCGTAACTGTAGCGCAGCACCCATTCCGTCTCCAGCAGTACCGTCTTGCTCAAATAGAGGGGCCGTGCGGCCCGAAAAACAGAGAGAGCCTGGGGCAACTGCTTAGGATCGTCGGCTGTGACGACCCGGATCACCACGTTGGTGTCGAGCCCCGTCATGGCTTCTTGGTCCTTTCGGCAATGCCCTTTGCGATCCCTGCCTCCATTTCCTCGAGGCTTCGGGGCGGGCCTTGGTAGCCCGTGCAACCGAGAAGCTCCTCCAGGTCGGTCTCCGGGACTTCAGGCGCCTCACGAACCACGATCCTGTCTCCCTCGTCCTCCATGATGAGGACCGTCCCCGCCCCCCAACCATGCCGCTCGCGGAACGCCTGCGGGATGACTAACTGCCCCTTCGTCGAAATCTTCACCTTCTTGGTCACATGCGCCTCCAGTAAGACAATAGTAAGAACGTGCGAGGATTTTTGTCAACCGATCGCAGGAAATCGATTCGGAGTTACGGAATCACCTGGAAGGAGCGGTTGCCCTTGAGCCGGTAGACGTGAAAATCGGAGTCCAGGGTAAAGACCCGCGTGACGTTGAGGACTTCGGCGGCGGAGACCAGAGTGGCGTCGGCCGGATCCATGGGGAGGTCCTGATATTTGGCCATCAAGGCGCGGGCGCGCTCCCGCATCGCATCATCCAAATCGATGAGCTGCAGATCGCCTCTGTCCAGGAGCTTCCACACGGCCTCTTGGGCGGGCCAGCCTCCCGCTGCGCCCAGCAGGTAAATCGCTTCGGTCAAGGCCGGCCAGGTGGTCAACATAGGGGCGGAGAGCGAAGAAAGGGCCTTGGCGCAAGCGTTGTGATCGGGTTCTCCGCGGTCAATAATGGCGACCAGAGGGCCGGCATCGACAAGTATCACTTTCGATCGCCCTTCTTCGATCGCAGATGCTCGGCGAAAGCCTCTCCTGATCTACGGGCTCGGCCGCCTCCACTCTTGATCACGCCTGTGACGTCCGCCAGCCGCGGAGCCAAGCGTTGGCCTAAAATGTCCCGGCAGCGTTCCTCGATCGCAACACGGATCAAACTGGAGACGGATTGCCCGCTGATACGGGCGGCTTCTTGCAGCTTGGCTTCCAACGACTTGTCCAGCCGGACGCTCTTCATCGCAGACCTTCTTGCTCTCGCGTACTACGTTCCGAGCATGATTGTATCACGGTGAATGCTCGTGTTGATAAGGCTCTTTCTTGCCTTGTTGGGGTCGTGTACCATAAGGCGAATTGGAACTGCTCCGGACAATTTGCCATAGGGGGATCGTGATGAGACGTGGGGTTCTTGTTTTCTTTGTGAGCCTGGTTTTGCTGGGTGCGCCCCGGGGCGGACTGCTGGCGCAGCAAGAGGCTGAGGAGATTCTCAAGGAGCTGGAGGAGATCGCCGTGATCGATCAGAAGATCATGGTGCAGATGCGGGACGGGGTGCGGCTGGCTACCGACGTTTACCGGCCCAAGACCGATCAGCCGGTACCCGTCATCTTTTCCAGGACGCCCTACAACTTCAATATCTGGAGGGACGGCGAGCTCTCGGGACGCACACTGCGGCGGGCCTTGGACGTGGTCAAGCGGGGATACGCCTATGTCGTGCAGAACGAACGCGGCAAGTTCTTTTCCGAGGGAAAGTGGGACATCTTGGGACCGCCCCGGACTGACGGCTACGACGCCCTGAGCTGGATGGCCGAGCAGCCCTGGTCGAACGGACTGGTGGGGACCTTCGGATGCTCCTCCACCGCCGAATGGCAGATGGGAGTGGCTTCCCTGGGACATCCGGCCCTGGTGGCCATGGTTCCGCAAGGATTCGGCGCCGGCGTGGGACGCGTGGGCGGATTCTACGAGCAGGGCAACTGGTACCGCGGCGGAGCCGTTCAGATGCTCTTCATCGCCTGGCTCTACGGCAACCAGAACGTCCAGCGCCCCACCTTTCCCGAGTATTTCACCCAAGAAGACCTGGTGCGGGTCTCGCGCTTCTACGACCTGGCCCCCGAGATGCCCCGGGTGGACTGGTCGCAGGGACTGCGCCACCTGCCGGTGCAGGACATCATGCGCAACGTGAACGGTCCCCGCGGGATCTTCGAGGGGATGATCAAGCGCAAGCCCGATGATCCGGCCTGGTACCGGGGCGGACTCTACCACGACGACATGCCTTTGGAAGTCCCCAGCCTCTGGTTCATGTCCTGGTACGACGTGTCGACGGGACCCAACCTGGCCCTTTTCAACCACGTCCGCAACAACGCCCAGGACCCGGCGGTCAGGCGCAACCAGTACGCCGTCATCGCCCCCTCGCTGCACTGCCGCTACCGGCTGGCCGGCCCCGACAAGGTGGTGGGCGAGCGCTACCTGGGAGACACCAGCTTCGACCACGAAGGCCTCGTCTACGCATGGTTCGACTACTGGCTCAAGAATGAGAAGAACGGCGTCCTGGAGAACACGCCGCGGGTGCAGTACTTCACCATGGGAGCCAACAAGTGGCAGTCCTCGGACACCTGGCCGCCCGAGGACGCACGCATGGTCACCTTCTACCTGCACAGCGGCGGCAGCGCCAACTCGCTGCACGGCGACGGGCGCCTCTCCCGCCAAGCCCCCGGCAACGACCAGCCCCCGGACGCCTTCACCTACGACCCCATGAACCCGGTGCCGTCCTACGGGGGCAACGTCT is part of the Acidobacteriota bacterium genome and encodes:
- a CDS encoding MFS transporter is translated as MATSGSEKGGRGLFSFLGLQRSTVGVLAMVVLVGMGERMAERFLPIYLLALGGGVLVIGLLQAMDNLLSALYSFPGGYLADRIGTKKSLLIFNLVAMNGFAIVILFPSWQAVLIGAVLFISWSAISLPATMSLIFKVLPRNKRTMGVSMHSLVRRIPMALGPLLGGLFISLWGERAGVRLAFVGALAMAALALALQQRLIESDDLDEHPFSPFEVVERNPLKLLRQMSPAMKRLLAADVLIRFCEQIPYAFVVVWCMKTIEEPVSALQFGLLTTIEMATAVLVYIPVAYLADRSVKKPYVLATFVFFTLFPLLLLFSRSFEWLVAAFVLRGLKEFGEPTRKALIMDLSPEQARASMFGLYYLVRDTFVSAAALGGAFLWQISPQTNLLTAFAFGVIGSAGFAFFGREVNPTREEADSSAQN
- a CDS encoding ribbon-helix-helix protein, CopG family codes for the protein MKSVRLDKSLEAKLQEAARISGQSVSSLIRVAIEERCRDILGQRLAPRLADVTGVIKSGGGRARRSGEAFAEHLRSKKGDRK
- a CDS encoding AbrB/MazE/SpoVT family DNA-binding domain-containing protein → MTKKVKISTKGQLVIPQAFRERHGWGAGTVLIMEDEGDRIVVREAPEVPETDLEELLGCTGYQGPPRSLEEMEAGIAKGIAERTKKP
- a CDS encoding CocE/NonD family hydrolase, whose protein sequence is MRRGVLVFFVSLVLLGAPRGGLLAQQEAEEILKELEEIAVIDQKIMVQMRDGVRLATDVYRPKTDQPVPVIFSRTPYNFNIWRDGELSGRTLRRALDVVKRGYAYVVQNERGKFFSEGKWDILGPPRTDGYDALSWMAEQPWSNGLVGTFGCSSTAEWQMGVASLGHPALVAMVPQGFGAGVGRVGGFYEQGNWYRGGAVQMLFIAWLYGNQNVQRPTFPEYFTQEDLVRVSRFYDLAPEMPRVDWSQGLRHLPVQDIMRNVNGPRGIFEGMIKRKPDDPAWYRGGLYHDDMPLEVPSLWFMSWYDVSTGPNLALFNHVRNNAQDPAVRRNQYAVIAPSLHCRYRLAGPDKVVGERYLGDTSFDHEGLVYAWFDYWLKNEKNGVLENTPRVQYFTMGANKWQSSDTWPPEDARMVTFYLHSGGSANSLHGDGRLSRQAPGNDQPPDAFTYDPMNPVPSYGGNVCCTGNAVEGGSFDQQQMETRNDILVYSTEPLSEGVEVTGTIEIDLYVESDAPDTDFTVKLIDVYPDGRAYNLDETIQRVRYREGYDKEVFMRPGEVYKVPVSPMSTSNYFAAGHRIRIEVSSSNFPRFDRNLNTGGNNYDEKEGRVAHNKVHHSSAHPSQIRLPIVKASAGQEVGSK
- a CDS encoding nuclear transport factor 2 family protein, whose product is MGKSCDIVKALYEALGRGDVAAVLGALDSQIEWTEADNFLYADGNPYVGPQAVAEGVFQRLASDIEDFAALPHNFIEGHDAVVVEGRYRGKMKATGTPVDAQFAHVWNLRDGKVVRFQQYTDTKQWADAAAS
- a CDS encoding PIN domain-containing protein, giving the protein MILVDAGPLVAIIDRGEPDHNACAKALSSLSAPMLTTWPALTEAIYLLGAAGGWPAQEAVWKLLDRGDLQLIDLDDAMRERARALMAKYQDLPMDPADATLVSAAEVLNVTRVFTLDSDFHVYRLKGNRSFQVIP
- a CDS encoding NAD(P)/FAD-dependent oxidoreductase, translating into MDCTVVGASFAGLACATALAHGGMRVTVLDKKSDAGEKVHTTGIIVKDAIDQVALLDGLPADLVRRINGVRLYAPSLRYVDLAAPGYYFLATDTPRVMRWLAGQAEEAGARLAFRTPFKDAERTQSGFDLGDIGTSRYLVGADGPNSRVARALGLGQGEKFLFGVEYEYPGVEIDEPDKLHCFIDRRLAPGYIGWVVAGVGMVQVGLARRVRSDGVRPTDAMSRFLEKISPIFDFGGVRPASVRAGLIPCGGVVNPVAASRVMLVGDAAGMVSPVTAGGIHTALKHGLAAGHAIVDYLSGKREDPSGWFVSSYPRFRAKRLLRFLFDHFQSDLAFNLLLRTKPMRAVASMVYFHRKGLFDPSSPERESEPLKRPADARH
- a CDS encoding type II toxin-antitoxin system VapC family toxin — protein: MTGLDTNVVIRVVTADDPKQLPQALSVFRAARPLYLSKTVLLETEWVLRYSYELSASVIHKTLQRLIGLSSLTVEDRDRVIAALDWFSKGMDFADALHLASSQPADEFVSFDRSLAHRSAELKTTPPVRLLDS